A stretch of the Perca flavescens isolate YP-PL-M2 chromosome 3, PFLA_1.0, whole genome shotgun sequence genome encodes the following:
- the p2ry1 gene encoding P2Y purinoceptor 1 → MTTDLNLTSLLNVTDLHNHTRGCSLTRTGFQFYYLPTVYIMVFVTGLVGNSLAIWMFVCHMRPWSSISVYMFNLALADFCYVLSLPFLIFYYFNKTDWIFGDVLCRLQRFIFHVNLYGSILFLTCISVHRYTGVVHPLKSLGRLKKKNAVITSALVWVVVVIAISPILYYSRTGLKRNATTCYDTTTEDELPGYFIYSMTLTVFGFCIPFIIIFCCYGMIVKALICNDMNNAHLRQKSIHLVIIVLAVFAVSYLPFHVMKNLNMRARLYFQGPDMCDFNNRVYATYQVTRGLASLNSCVDPILYFLAGDTFRRKLSRATKKPSRKGDNVLQSKSEETALNSLAENVDNGDRRL, encoded by the coding sequence ATGACCACAGACTTGAACTTGACCTCCCTGCTGAACGTAACCGATCTCCACAATCACACGAGAGGATGTTCCCTCACCAGGACCGGCTTCCAGTTCTACTACCTGCCCACGGTTTACATCATGGTCTTTGTCACAGGGCTGGTGGGCAACAGCCTAGCCATTTGGATGTTCGTGTGCCACATGAGACCCTGGAGCAGCATCTCCGTCTACATGTTCAACCTGGCTCTGGCTGACTTCTGCTACgtcctctctctgcccttccTCATCTTCTACTACTTCAACAAGACCGACTGGATTTTCGGGGATGTCCTGTGCCGCCTGCAGCGTTTCATATTCCACGTGAATCTGTACGGCAGTATTCTGTTTCTGACCTGCATCAGTGTCCACAGGTACACCGGGGTCGTGCACCCGCTCAAGTCTCTGGGcagactgaagaagaagaacgcGGTTATTACCAGTGCGTTGGTGTGGGTGGTGGTTGTTATAGCTATCTCCCCCATCCTGTATTATTCCAGGACTGGCTTAAAGCGTAATGCGACCACTTGTTATGACACCACCACTGAGGATGAGTTACCTGGTTATTTTATCTACAGCATGACTTTGACTGTGTTTGGGTTCTGCATCCCCTTCATCATCATATTCTGTTGCTATGGCATGATCGTCAAAGCGTTGATCTGCAACGACATGAACAACGCGCACTTGCGGCAGAAATCGATCCACCTGGTTATCATCGTGCTCGCCGTCTTCGCCGTCTCCTACCTGCCTTTCCACGTGATGAAGAACCTCAACATGAGGGCCAGGCTCTACTTCCAGGGCCCTGACATGTGCGATTTTAACAACCGCGTCTACGCCACCTACCAGGTGACACGGGGGCTGGCCAGCCTCAATAGCTGTGTGGATCCTATTCTTTACTTCCTGGCTGGAGATACCTTCAGGAGGAAGCTGTCACGGGCCACTAAAAAGCCCTCCAGGAAGGGGGACAATGTCCTTCAGTCCAAGAGCGAGGAGACGGCCCTCAACAGCCTGGCGGAGAATGTGGACAATGGGGACCGTAGGCTGTGA